One genomic segment of Esox lucius isolate fEsoLuc1 chromosome 15, fEsoLuc1.pri, whole genome shotgun sequence includes these proteins:
- the LOC105025550 gene encoding gastrula zinc finger protein XlCGF46.1-like, which yields MSKIQLLGVYLNERLTAAVVEILGAVEKTVSEYQEENNRLRRLLQITPEIKRGRTDSLQSSLSVFEEEIPPDQEQWSPSLGEEDLGPRQIKEEQTELRTSQEEQQLQELFNTKDSMFTPPCVKSECDQDDPLWSLTQNMTVENRESDSRSVDLTPFGTLTYLKGLDIPCTPPHNLNNAFSCNSSINKEPVHLDSSPTLDPSPTTGEHCYKPTTCNLSNEIIFYTGEKPFSCADCGKSFRLKQHLTIHKLTHTREKPFNCCDCGKRFSIKRNLAVHKLTHTREKPFICGDCGKGFNQKGHLNTHKLTHTREKPFSCGDCGKRFNRKGNLTTHKLTHTGEKPFSCDDCGKSFRVKRNLTVHRLTHTGEKAYSCGDCGKSFSLKQTLTRHKLTHTGEKYGCSLCGIRFTRETHLLKHVNKVHNERKLFEN from the exons ATGTCTAAAATACAATTGTTGGGTGTTTATTTGAATGAACGGTTAACCGCGGCTGTTGTTGAGATTTTAGGGGCAGTTGAGAAAACAGTATCTGAATATCAGGAGGAGAACAATCGGCTACGAAGATTGCTGCAAATCACTCCGGAAATAAAACGAGGAAGAACAG aCTCCCTGCAGtcctctttgtctgtctttgaAGAGGAGATTCCACCTGATCAGGAGCAGTGGAGTCCCAGTCTGGGGGAGGAGGACCTAGGGCCCAGACAAATTAAAGAGGAACAGACGGAACTCAGGACCAGTCAGGAGGAACAGCAGCTTCAAGAGCTCTTTAATACTAAAGACTCCATGTTTACTCCCCCCTGTGTGAAGAGTGAATGTGATCAGGATGATCCACTTTGGTCCCTGACTCAAAACATGACtgtggagaacagagagagtgacTCCAGATCAGTGGATCTCACTCCTTTTGGCACTCTGACCTACCTTAAGGGCCTTGACATTCCCTGCACCCCTCCACATAATTTAAACAATGCCTTTAGCTGTAACTCGTCCATAAACAAGGAACCAGTACATCTTGATAGCAGCCCAACATTGGATCCAAGCCCAACAACGGGAGAACATTGTTATAAACCTACCACCTGTAATCTGTccaatgaaattattttttacacaggagagaaaccatttagctgtgctgactgtgggaaaagcttcCGTCTCAAGCAGCACCTAACCATACATAAACTGACTCACACAAGAGAGAAACCATTTAATTGTTGTGACTGTGGGAAAAGGTTCAGTATCAAAAGGAACCTAGCTGTGCATAAATTGACTCACACAAGAGAGAAACCCTTTATCTGTGGTGACTGTGGGAAAGGCTTCAATCAGAAGGGTCACCTAAACACTCATAAACTTACTCACACAAGGGAAAAACCATTTAGCTGTGGTGACTGTGGGAAACGCTTTAATCGGAAGGGTAACCTAACTACTCATAAactgactcacacaggagagaaaccgtTTAGCTGTGATGACTGTGGAAAAAGCTTCCGTGTCAAAAGGAACCTAACTGTGCATAGATTGACGCACACAGGGGAGAAAGCATATAGCTGtggtgactgtgggaaaagcttcAGTCTCAAGCAGACTCTAACCAGGCATAAATTGACCCACACAGGGGAGAAATATGGCTGCTCGCTCTGTGGTATAAGATTTACTCGTGAGACTCATCTATTGAAACATGTGAATAAGGTCCACAACGAAAGAAAGCTTTTTGAAAACTAA
- the LOC105025549 gene encoding oocyte zinc finger protein XlCOF6, translating into MSKQQSFSVSISKRLTTAAVDIFGVVEKSVLEYQEENNRLRRILGIAPEINIICAKESLQEQEELRTSQEEEHLQGIFNTEDYRCIPPIDQEDPVQEAILANYPTLSPLKVSKLQSFCVFLNKCLTVSTAVEILKAVEKTVAEYQEENDQLRRLQQKTPEIKLYRIDALQFSLTVSEEEVPLEHQHCKQEWSPSLGDEDPQTKQIKVEPEELRTCEEEEQHSSALNSDPVGLDSIPPVDPSTTPRKTHAYPDSGKTIALKADLNRNLIVAKNGNNECIFCQKQYSSPRQLKAHVRKSHTEESCNCPICGKTIKRKIYLSQHMRIHTGEKQFSCKDCGKSYFRKNHLNRHLISCTQNKSLSCAECGRRFASMSNLNQHKQIHIRQRPCTSGDGGKCFKDEKTLSRHKPTHILGKPFSCGECRKSFCFRSSLDHHQLIHTGEKIFSSVQCGKGVGFKSNLNQHDTLHTGENTCNCVECRKNFILKSSLNKHKPLHAGEKRFRCECGKSFGQKKHLTKHERTHTGEKPFTCGECGKSFGRKDHLTKHERTHTGQKTIRCGDCGKSFGRKDHLIKHEQTHTEQKPISCDVCGKGFSEKSFLTTHKLTHTGESQGSQIF; encoded by the exons ATGTCTAAGCAACAATCATTTAGTGTGTCTATAAGTAAACGTTTAACCACAGCTGCTGTTGACATTTTTGGAGTAGTTGAGAAGTCGGTATTGGAGTATCAGGAAGAGAATAATCGGCTACGAAGAATACTTGGAATCGCACCGGAGATAAACATAATATGTGCAAAAG AATCCCTGCAAGAACAGGAGGAACTCAGGACCAGTCAAGAGGAAGAGCATCTTCAAGGGATCTTTAATACAGAAGACTACAGATGTATTCCTCCCATTGATCAGGAGGATCCGGTTCAGGAGGCCATATTAGCCAATTACCCCACTCTCAGTCCACTGAAAGTCTCTAAACTACagtcattttgtgtgtttttaaataagTGTCTAACAGTTTCTACAGCTGTGGAGATTTTGAAGGCAGTTGAGAAAACTGTAGCCGAGTACCAGGAGGAGAATGATCAGTTACGGAGACTTCAGCAGAAAACACCAGAGATAAAGCTATATAGGATAG ACGCCTTGCAGTTCTCACTCACTGTCTCTGAAGAGGAGGTTCCCCTGGAGCATCAGCACTGTAAGCAGGAGTGGAGTCCCAGTCTGGGGGATGAGGACCCACAGACCAAACAGATTAAAGTGGAACCGGAGGAACTTAGGACCTGTGAGGAGGAAGAACAGCACAGCTCAGCCTTAAACAGTGACCCAGTAGGACTTGACAGCATCCCACCAGTGGATCCCAGCACCACACCTAGAAAAACACATGCCTACCCTGACAGTGGTAAAACAATTGCTCTGAAAGCAGACCTGAATAGGAATTTGATAGTGGCCAAGAACGGAAACAATGAATGTATATTCTGCCAAAAACAATACAGCTCCCCCAGGCAACTGAAGGCCCATGTCCGAAAAAGTCACACAGAGGAATCCTGCAACTGCCCTATTTGTGGGAAGACCATAAAACGCAAAATATATCTGTCCCAGCACATGAGgattcacacaggagagaaacaatTTAGCTGCAAAGACTGCGGCAAAAGCTATTTTCGTAAGAACCACCTAAACCGCCATTTAATTAGTTGCActcaaaataaatcactttCCTGTGCTGAGTGTGGGAGAAGATTTGCTTCGATGTCAAACCTAAACCAACATAAACAGATACACATAAGACAAAGACCATGTACtagtggtgatggtggaaaatgcTTCAAAGATGAGAAAACCCTTTCTCGGCATAAACCGACACACATCTTAGGGAAACCTTTTAGCTGTGGTGAATGTAGGAAAAGCTTCTGTTTCAGGTCGAGCCTAGACCATCATCAACTGattcacactggagagaaaataTTTAGCTCCGTTCAGTGTGGAAAAGGTGTCGGCTTCAAGTCAAACCTAAACCAACATGACACGTtgcacacaggagagaacaCATGTAACTGTGTTGAGTGTAGGAAAAACTTCATTTTGAAATCAAGCCTGAACAAACATAAACCGTTGCATGCAGGAGAGAAACGATTTCGCTGTGAATGTGGGAAAAGCTTTGGTCAAAAGAAACACCTGACCAAGCACGAAcggactcacacaggagagaaaccatttaCCTGTGGTGAGTGTGGAAAAAGCTTTGGTCGAAAGGATCACCTTACCAAGCATGAACGGACTCACACAGGACAGAAAACAATTAGGTGTGGTGACTGTGGAAAAAGCTTTGGCCGAAAGGATCACCTTATCAAGCATGAACAGACTCACACAGAACAGAAACCAATTAGCTGTGATGTCTGTGGGAAAGGATTCAGTGAGAAAAGCTTCCTAACCACTCATAAACTGACTCACACTGGAGAGTCACAGGGATCTCAAATCTTTTGA